Proteins co-encoded in one Seriola aureovittata isolate HTS-2021-v1 ecotype China chromosome 1, ASM2101889v1, whole genome shotgun sequence genomic window:
- the LOC130167737 gene encoding uncharacterized protein LOC130167737: METNGLNRFSDELNRSFCGRKIFILLILGNIVTVLALPEVHNETSPNLDCTNDLDTEMSCQFKAQNCSGYDVTLVWNEKKAPVHCIPEQCSGGCCCSVKTIIVLGESHNITVWKDGQIRESKIISIKESIKPKTPTIMSVDEVNGNFHVKWKTNIDAITSSMFTPYVIYHKKGDTEKVNMSVSESTTDGLNTYVILGQKLEPSTKYLVSLQTYTDRSGKFSDSSKELEFTTPASSNVLLIALIISLSIAAVLISSAIFVCSVRLKTQWWDLISKGPNPKLLIMRSYDQEWLKPEPTIISPACVETLVPDDGKPWSKGSLTDNSSGSFQQSSGISTGSSCLSYANTEPADIIAGVHDALGKAFPNISPISPLTTNLLTESNKDSGLFSAPNNPCSVRADDVNSGSSGFDNKTYSILIPNCPRQIMMDSSEVQTQDAMLCDSAYHPSEGDMVICPDQEVPACPLLNLPAVVSSPMPSDMSYQPCNADSGQLSLADDSSLSSISSGTNTSASCDPVTRVEAGCDSFEEATIYDDNPCYGCMPAGSHNFPQVNDDYQAFQSLVGQPDVLFSEQRSVEREEHLDKYPAESFTKIPPVTPDFINNVQSDQGLSELQRPFLSLHSAEPMTVITDSSYQSV, translated from the exons ATGGAAACAAACGGATTAAACCGTTTCAGCGATGAGTTAAACAG gTCATTCTGCGGTAGGAAGATTTTTATCCTGCTTATTTTAGGGAACATTGTGACTGTGTTAGCTCTTCCTG AAGTTCATAATGAAACGAGCCCAAATCTGGACTGTACCAACGACTTAGACACAGAGATGTCTTGCCAATTTAAAGCGCAAAATTGCTCTGGATACGATGTGACTCTGGTGTGGAACGAAAAAAAAGC GCCGGTGCATTGTATTCCTGAGCAGTGCAGTGGAGGATGTTGTTGCTCTGTCAAAACGATAATTGTTCTTGGGGAGAGTCACAACATAACGGTTTGGAAAGATGGCCAAATAAGGGAATCCAAAATCATCAGCATTAAAGAGAGCA TAAAGCCCAAAACCCCAACAATCATGTCAGTGGATGAAGTCAACGGGAATTTTCATGTCAAGTGGAAAACGAACATTGATGCCATTACCAGCTCTATGTTTACGCCTTATGTGATATACCATAAAAAAGGAGACACGGAAAAG GTCAATATGTCTGTCAGCGAATCTACCACTGATGGACTCAATACCTATGTAATACTTGGTCAAAAATTGGAACCAAGTACAAAATATTTGGTCAGCCTGCAAACCTACACTGATCGGAGTGGCAAGTtcagtgacagcagcaaagAGTTGGAATTCACAACAC CTGCCTCCTCTAATGTCCTGCTCATCGCTCTCATCATCAGCCTCAGTATTGCTGCAGTCCTAATCAGCAGTGCTATATTTGTCTGCTCTGTAAG GTTGAAGACACAGTGGTGGGACCTGATTTCCAAAGGTCCAAATCCAAAACTTCTTATTATGCGTTCATATGACCAAGAG TGGTTGAAACCTGAGCCAACCATTATTTCCCCTGCCTGTGTTGAGACCCTTGTTCCTGATGATGGCAAACCATG gtcGAAGGGGTCACTGACAGACAATAGCAGTGGGAGCTTTCAGCAAAGCAGTGGAATCAGCACTGGATCCTCTTGTCTCAGTTATGCTAACACAGAACCTGCTGATATTATAGCCGGGGTTCATGATGCCCTTGGTAAAGCCTTCCCCAATATCAGTCCAATAtcacctttgaccaccaacCTGCTCACAGAATCAAACAAAGACAGTGGTTTATTCTCTGCTCCCAACAATCCCTGTAGTGTCAGAGCTGATGACGTGAATTCTGGATCATCAGGCTTTGACAATAAAACCTATTCCATTCTCATTCCCAACTGCCCACGTCAGATTATGATGGACAGCTCTGAAGTCCAGACACAGGATGCAATGCTTTGTGACTCTGCTTACCATCCTAGTGAGGGTGACATGGTGATCTGTCCTGACCAAGAGGTACCAGCGTGTCCGCTTCTTAATTTACCAGCGGTGGTTTCATCTCCAATGCCATCAGACATGTCATATCAGCCGTGCAATGCAGATTCTGGACAATTATCACTTGCAGACGACTCCAGTTTGTCCTCCATCTCTAGTGGCACCAACACAAGCGCCTCATGTGATCCTGTGACCAGAGTTGAGGCTGGATGTGACAGCTTTGAAGAGGCCACCATATATGATGACAATCCCTGTTACGGCTGCATGCCTGCTGGCTCACACAACTTTCCTCAAGTGAACGATGACTACCAGGCATTTCAAAGTCTAGTGGGACAgcctgatgttttattttcagagcaGAGAAGTGTCGAGAGAGAGGAACATTTGGATAAATATCCAGCGGAATCATTCACCAAGATCCCTCCAGTCACTCCAGATTTCATTAACAATGTTCAGAGTGACCAGGGTCTCTCTGAGCTCCAAagaccttttctctctctgcactctgCTGAGCCTATGACAGTCATTACAGACAGCAGCTATCAAAGTGTGTAG